The Stackebrandtia nassauensis DSM 44728 genome includes the window CGCCGCCAGCGGGAAGCGGGCGCCAGCACCGCCGCGGCACGCGACACCCTGGTGCGCCGCAACGCCTGGCTCATCGCCTTCGGTGCGGTGCACGCCGTGCTGCTGTACTTCGGCGACTTCCTCGCCGCCTACGGGCTGGTCGGCATCATCGCCGCCTGCCTGCTGCTCAACCGTGGCGACAAGTTCCACCGCGTCATCGTGTGGCTGTGGGGCCTGGTTCTCGTCGAGGCCGCCGTCTTCATGGCCCTGGTGTACCCGAGTCTGAGCACCGACTTCGGCGCGACCCCGAAGCCCGCCCGCGTCGACTCGCTGGCGGCCACCAGCTACGGGGAGTCCCTTGTCGACCGGCTCGCCGAGTGGCCGCTGCACACCGCGTCCGTCCTGGGCTTCATCTTCATCGTGTGGCTGGGCATGTGGGCGGCCCGCCGCCGCGTGCTGGAGGAACCGGCCCGCCACCGTCCGCTCCTCATCGGTGCCACCGTCGTGGGGCTTGGCGTCGGCTTCCTCGGTTCGCTGCCGCAGGCGCTGGTCAGTGCCGGAGCACTGTCGACGGACAACGCCGACCTGACGCTGCTGTTGCACAACCTCGGCGGCATGTACTCCGGACCCGGCTACGTCGCGGCCTTCGGCCTTATCGCGCTGTGGCTGACGAAGAACCGCGCCGCCCCCACCGACACCCTCATCACCGGATCGCTGGTGGCGCTGGGCCGCCGCTCGCTGTCGGGGTACCTGTTCCAGTCGGTGTCGTGGTTCGTCCTGCTGCTGCCGTTCACGTTCGCGATGCCGCAGTGGTTCGGCAACAAGACGCTGCTGTACCTGCTCGTCGCCACCGCGACCTGGCTGGCCACAGTGGTGACAGCGGCGGCGCTGCAACGCCGCGGCCACCCCGGCCCGGCTGAGGCCCTGCTGCGCCGCCTCGCCTACGGCCCCCGCCGCTGACACCCGCCCGCCTCGCGCCCCGAGCAAAGCTCGGGGCGAGGGGCGGGGCGGCTGGCCCGCTCAGGGTTCGAGCGGCTGACGGCTGGCGAGCTTGGTGCGTGGGCGGCTAACCGCTGTGGGGCTCAGTCGAAGGGCGGGCCCGTGAAGTTGTAGGTCACCGCGATGCTCGCGAACGTCAACGCCGCCAACGACAACAGCGAGTACGACACCCGCCCGCTCACCCGCCACCAGCCGCGCAGCCACGACACCACCGAAGCGACCGCCATGCCCGCGGCCCCCAGCACCACCACGCTGGCCGCCGTCATGATCGCGTACACCAGCGGCGAACCCAGCCACAGCATCTGAATCCCGACGTCCCGATTGGACAGCAACAGGTACAGCCCGACGACCACCGCGACCGCCAGCGCCGACGTCAGCCAGCCCAACAGCCGCGAGAACTTGCCAGGCCCAGACTGTCCCCGGCGTCGCAGCGCCACGATCGGCAGCACGATCACACCCGCGAGCATGGCCACGAGAGCCGCCGCTGTCAGATACAGATGCAGCACGGGGGACTCGTACCAGGCTTGCTTGAGATAGACCTGGTTCTGCCCCGTCGATCCGGTGAGCACACCGTCCTCGAACGCGATGGTCCCCCGGCCGTCCACCTCCCGGAAGAACCCGGGCTTGGTCTGCACCCACTTCTGGCTGTCGGCGTCGGCGTGTGTCGACAGTGTCTTGTCACTGGTGGTCAGCGTCCCGTCGGCGTTGGCCGTGACGATGACCCGCGACTGTCCGACGACCCGCAGCTTCGCGATGCTGTGCCGCGAGACCCGCGAACCCTGGTACACGCCTTCGTACTCCGACACGTCGCTGTCGTCGACGGCCGTGGGTTTGCCCACGTCGTCGCCGGGGTAGTAAGTGTCAGTGACGGCCTCGCCAATCGCGGCCAGGTCGAGGCCGTCACCACCGTCGCCGTTGACGGCGAAGAAGATCCCCAGATCGTGCTCGGGCAGCAGGATCATGTCATTGTGGAATCCCATGCCGTCGCCGTCCTTGGCCAGGACGCGCTGGCCGTTGCGGGGCTGCTCCTCGTAGACATAGCCGATCCCCGGCATCCCCGCGTGCGACGTGTGGTGCTGTTTCATCATGTTCTCCGGGATGCCCTCGCCCAGTAGGGAATCGTTCGACAGCTGGTCGATCATGAAGCGGGACATGTCGGCGGCCGTGACCACATGACCCGGACCGGTCGGGGTCCAAGGGTCGAAGTTGGGCGGCGTCGTGACCTGCTTGTCGCCGTCGAGACGGTAGCCGGTCGCGAGGTTCTTCGCGATCGTGTCCGGGTGCGGCTGGGTGGCCGTGGATCCGGTCATCCCCAGCGGCTTGTGGACGTTCTCGCGGATGTACTCGTCGTAGGGGGTCTCGGACACTCGCTCCACTATGTATCCCGCGAGTGTGACCCCGTAGTTGTCATAGGCGAGAACGGTTCCCGGCGGCTCCACCCGCTCGGGCAGATAGTCGACAACACTGTCCCGCAGCGACATCAGCTCCTCGGCGTCGGTGACGGACTTGCCGAGCATCCCGTAGTCGGGGTCGAACCCCGAGGTGTGGGTCAGCAAATGCTCCACAGTGATGGGTTCGCCGGGATGGGTGTCGGGGATGTCGAAGTCCAGGTACTCGTTGACATCGGCGTCGAGGTCGAGCTTTCCCTTGGCCTCCAACTGAAGCACCGCTGCCGCGGTGAACAGCTTCGCGGTGGACGCGGCGTAGAACCCGGTCGTGTCGGGGTCGACCGGGGTCTTGTCGTCGATGTCGGCGTAGCCGTAACCCTGGGAGTAGATCTCCTCCCCACCGGACACGATCGACACCGCCGCGCCGGGAACCTCGCCCTCCTCCAGCTGTTCCTTCGCGACTTTGTCGACGAGTGAGCCGACGTCGGACAGGTCGGGCTCCTTGTCGGGCTTGGCGTGCGCCGGAACCGCCACGGTGACGGCCGCCAGCGCGACGACGGCGGCGAGACCCGCCGCACGGGTAAACATTGTGGACACGTATTCCTCCCATTGTGTCGGGCGACGTGTCAACAATGTCGACGAAAGTAACCTCCGGCATCGGGGATGACCCGGTAAACCGGCTCCGGGTTTCTACTGGGAACGATCGCGGGGCAGACCCAGGTCCTCCGCCGACAGATCCTCACCGTCGGTGTGGAACGCCTGGTAGACAAGACTTGCCGGTTCCGGCACACCCCACACGTCGCGCAGCGCCGTCACGCACCGCTCCGCCAGCTGGCCGCATGCCTCGGCGGTCGCCGGATGGATCTCCGA containing:
- a CDS encoding DUF418 domain-containing protein translates to MSQTLPPPAAHAARGPVRARERALAPDLARGFMLLFIALANAGGVVFAATEPAIEPTPHGFESVVNFGMMMFVSGHAYPMFAVMFGYGLVQMSRRQREAGASTAAARDTLVRRNAWLIAFGAVHAVLLYFGDFLAAYGLVGIIAACLLLNRGDKFHRVIVWLWGLVLVEAAVFMALVYPSLSTDFGATPKPARVDSLAATSYGESLVDRLAEWPLHTASVLGFIFIVWLGMWAARRRVLEEPARHRPLLIGATVVGLGVGFLGSLPQALVSAGALSTDNADLTLLLHNLGGMYSGPGYVAAFGLIALWLTKNRAAPTDTLITGSLVALGRRSLSGYLFQSVSWFVLLLPFTFAMPQWFGNKTLLYLLVATATWLATVVTAAALQRRGHPGPAEALLRRLAYGPRR
- a CDS encoding serine hydrolase domain-containing protein gives rise to the protein MFTRAAGLAAVVALAAVTVAVPAHAKPDKEPDLSDVGSLVDKVAKEQLEEGEVPGAAVSIVSGGEEIYSQGYGYADIDDKTPVDPDTTGFYAASTAKLFTAAAVLQLEAKGKLDLDADVNEYLDFDIPDTHPGEPITVEHLLTHTSGFDPDYGMLGKSVTDAEELMSLRDSVVDYLPERVEPPGTVLAYDNYGVTLAGYIVERVSETPYDEYIRENVHKPLGMTGSTATQPHPDTIAKNLATGYRLDGDKQVTTPPNFDPWTPTGPGHVVTAADMSRFMIDQLSNDSLLGEGIPENMMKQHHTSHAGMPGIGYVYEEQPRNGQRVLAKDGDGMGFHNDMILLPEHDLGIFFAVNGDGGDGLDLAAIGEAVTDTYYPGDDVGKPTAVDDSDVSEYEGVYQGSRVSRHSIAKLRVVGQSRVIVTANADGTLTTSDKTLSTHADADSQKWVQTKPGFFREVDGRGTIAFEDGVLTGSTGQNQVYLKQAWYESPVLHLYLTAAALVAMLAGVIVLPIVALRRRGQSGPGKFSRLLGWLTSALAVAVVVGLYLLLSNRDVGIQMLWLGSPLVYAIMTAASVVVLGAAGMAVASVVSWLRGWWRVSGRVSYSLLSLAALTFASIAVTYNFTGPPFD